One genomic window of Microbacterium testaceum StLB037 includes the following:
- the gcvH gene encoding glycine cleavage system protein GcvH, whose translation MTDLTALSYTSEHEWISIDGDVATVGITDFAADKLGDVVFVELPGADSAVTAGDVCGEIESTKSVGELYAPITGTIVEVNDAVVDDPSLVNAEPFAGGWLIKIRVEGDLPGDLLDRAAYEDLTA comes from the coding sequence ATGACCGACCTCACCGCCCTCAGCTACACGTCCGAGCACGAGTGGATCTCCATCGACGGTGACGTCGCCACCGTGGGGATCACCGACTTCGCAGCCGACAAGCTCGGCGACGTCGTCTTCGTCGAGCTTCCCGGAGCCGACTCCGCGGTCACCGCGGGCGACGTCTGCGGCGAGATCGAGTCGACCAAGTCGGTCGGCGAGCTCTACGCCCCGATCACCGGCACGATCGTCGAGGTCAACGACGCCGTCGTCGACGACCCCTCCCTGGTCAACGCCGAGCCCTTCGCCGGCGGGTGGCTCATCAAGATCCGCGTCGAGGGCGACCTTCCCGGGGACCTGCTCGACCGCGCCGCCTACGAGGACCTCACCGCATGA
- a CDS encoding NUDIX hydrolase, producing MTRTPEPETRDAGVRVAVSTVIFSVRRDAHDEPVLSLPLVRRTRDPFDGRWALPGGWLDATEELDTAASRTLAETTGLTPSYLEQLYAFGAVDRSPTRVVSIVYWALLRSDEVDAQVAAHEREGDAPENVEWFDATDLPPLAFDHNDIVEYTLWRLRNKVGYSRIAHGLLPDEFTLADLREVNETILGKRLDPANFRRQVDTSNTLIPTERFRTGSHRPARLYRYNRDVELADRGPLPSRH from the coding sequence ATGACACGAACCCCTGAGCCCGAGACCCGCGACGCCGGTGTGCGCGTCGCGGTGTCGACCGTCATCTTCAGCGTGCGGCGCGATGCCCACGATGAGCCCGTGTTGTCGCTCCCCCTCGTGCGTCGCACGCGAGACCCGTTCGACGGTCGGTGGGCGCTCCCGGGCGGGTGGCTCGATGCGACCGAGGAGCTCGACACCGCGGCATCCCGGACTCTCGCCGAAACCACGGGCCTCACTCCCAGCTACCTCGAGCAGCTGTATGCGTTCGGAGCGGTGGACCGCTCCCCCACGCGGGTCGTGTCGATCGTCTACTGGGCCCTGCTGCGATCAGACGAAGTCGACGCCCAGGTCGCCGCGCACGAGCGTGAGGGCGACGCGCCCGAGAACGTCGAGTGGTTCGACGCCACCGACCTGCCCCCGCTCGCGTTCGACCACAACGACATCGTCGAGTACACGCTCTGGCGCCTCCGCAACAAGGTCGGCTACAGCCGCATCGCGCACGGCCTCCTGCCGGACGAGTTCACGCTCGCCGACCTGCGTGAGGTGAACGAGACGATCCTCGGCAAGCGCCTGGACCCGGCGAACTTCCGCCGTCAGGTCGACACGTCGAACACCCTCATCCCGACCGAACGCTTCCGCACCGGAAGCCACCGCCCCGCCCGCCTGTACCGCTACAACCGCGATGTGGAGCTCGCCGACCGCGGCCCGCTCCCGTCCCGTCACTGA
- a CDS encoding cysteine desulfurase family protein — MTLYLDNAATTPVRPEALEAMAPYLTRFFGNPSSHHEVGEAAASALDDARARVAAVLGMRAGDVMFTSGGTESNNAAIKGIVLGSGKKHLVTTAIEHESVLASADYLARLHGVDVTRAAIDGAGTLTPAALADALRDDTALVSIGYANNEVGTIQDAAALAAVAHARGVPLHLDAVQAAGWLALSGTGADAITVAGHKIGAPKGTGILAVRGRLPFEPLLHGGGQERGRRSGTPDVAGAVAIARALELAEAERSDEAVRVSALRDAFVARVLALVPGARVTGHPEHRLPGTASFVFPGTNGETVLLELERRGVVSSSGSACAAGSDEASHVLLALGIAHDDARTAVRFTLPHGLTASLEPVADAVAAAVSAVGSRG, encoded by the coding sequence GTGACGCTCTACCTCGACAACGCCGCCACGACCCCCGTGCGCCCCGAGGCGCTCGAGGCGATGGCGCCGTACCTCACGCGGTTCTTCGGCAACCCGTCGAGCCATCACGAGGTCGGTGAGGCCGCGGCATCCGCCCTCGACGATGCTCGCGCGCGCGTCGCCGCCGTGCTCGGCATGCGCGCGGGCGACGTGATGTTCACCTCCGGCGGCACCGAATCGAACAACGCCGCGATCAAGGGCATCGTGCTCGGGTCGGGGAAGAAGCACCTCGTCACCACCGCGATCGAGCACGAGTCGGTGCTCGCCTCCGCCGATTACCTCGCGCGCCTGCACGGCGTCGACGTCACGCGCGCCGCCATCGACGGCGCGGGGACGCTCACGCCCGCAGCCCTCGCGGATGCGCTCCGTGACGACACCGCCCTGGTGAGCATCGGGTACGCGAACAACGAGGTCGGCACGATCCAGGATGCCGCCGCCCTCGCGGCCGTGGCCCACGCGCGGGGCGTCCCGCTGCACCTCGACGCCGTTCAAGCCGCCGGCTGGCTCGCCCTGTCGGGCACGGGAGCGGATGCCATCACGGTGGCCGGACACAAGATCGGCGCCCCCAAAGGCACCGGGATCCTCGCCGTCCGCGGGCGGCTGCCGTTCGAGCCCCTCCTGCACGGCGGGGGCCAGGAGCGCGGACGTCGCTCCGGCACGCCCGACGTCGCCGGGGCGGTCGCCATCGCGCGCGCCCTCGAACTGGCCGAGGCGGAACGTTCCGATGAGGCCGTCCGCGTGTCAGCGCTGCGGGATGCGTTCGTCGCCCGCGTTCTCGCGCTCGTGCCGGGCGCGCGAGTCACCGGCCACCCCGAGCATCGACTACCGGGCACGGCCAGCTTCGTCTTCCCCGGAACGAACGGCGAGACGGTCCTGCTCGAACTCGAACGGCGCGGGGTCGTCTCCTCCAGCGGATCCGCGTGCGCCGCGGGGAGCGACGAGGCCTCCCACGTGCTCCTCGCCCTCGGAATCGCCCACGACGACGCGCGCACCGCGGTGCGCTTCACGCTCCCGCACGGGCTCACGGCATCCTTGGAACCCGTTGCGGATGCGGTCGCGGCGGCCGTATCCGCCGTAGGATCGCGCGGGTGA
- the nadC gene encoding carboxylating nicotinate-nucleotide diphosphorylase produces the protein MLTRATIDRVVSAALEEDAPWGDLTSETLIPAGATARAELVARVDGVFSGAAVFAAAFTLTDPSVVIDQRVGDGERFAPGDTLAVVTGPARAVLTAERIGLNFVQRMSGIATLTNRYVTEVAHTGARVVDTRKTTPGLRAIERQAVRDGGGHNHRFSLSDAVMAKDNHLAVLTASGLSVTQALESAIARLPHTTHVEVEVDRLDQIDAVLAAGVGTIMLDNFSLEDLRIGVARIAGAAQVEASGGVTLETVRAIAETGVDVISVGALTHSAPALDLGLDIRIETA, from the coding sequence ATGCTGACCCGCGCCACGATCGACCGCGTCGTCTCCGCCGCCCTCGAGGAGGACGCTCCCTGGGGCGACCTGACGAGCGAGACCCTCATCCCCGCCGGAGCCACCGCGCGCGCCGAACTCGTCGCCCGCGTCGACGGGGTGTTCAGCGGCGCGGCCGTCTTCGCCGCCGCGTTCACGCTGACCGATCCCTCGGTCGTCATCGACCAGCGCGTGGGCGACGGGGAACGCTTCGCTCCCGGCGACACGCTCGCCGTGGTCACCGGTCCCGCCCGCGCGGTGCTCACGGCCGAGCGCATCGGGCTGAACTTCGTGCAGCGCATGTCGGGGATCGCCACCCTGACCAACCGATACGTGACCGAGGTCGCGCACACGGGCGCGCGCGTCGTCGACACCCGCAAGACCACGCCCGGGCTCCGTGCGATCGAGCGGCAGGCCGTCCGTGACGGCGGCGGACACAACCATCGCTTCTCGCTCTCGGACGCCGTGATGGCGAAGGACAACCACCTCGCCGTCCTCACCGCGAGCGGCCTCTCGGTCACGCAGGCGCTCGAGAGCGCGATCGCCCGCCTCCCCCACACCACGCATGTCGAGGTCGAGGTCGACCGGCTCGACCAGATCGATGCTGTCCTCGCCGCCGGTGTCGGCACGATCATGCTCGACAACTTCTCGCTCGAGGATCTCCGCATCGGCGTCGCCCGCATCGCCGGAGCGGCACAGGTCGAGGCCTCGGGCGGGGTGACCCTCGAGACGGTCCGCGCGATCGCCGAGACCGGCGTCGATGTGATCTCGGTCGGCGCGCTCACCCACTCGGCGCCCGCGCTCGATCTGGGCCTCGACATCCGCATCGAGACGGCGTGA
- a CDS encoding MarP family serine protease produces MAVVDIVLIVVLAVALLVGLSRGFLATIGFFAGLALGAVAAFWATPFVGQWVAEPDWRGPAMVGAGVLLLLLGAGLGSTVGQIFRRGADRIKLRIPERLLGGVVNVAAAALAISFVSGSLIPAGMPVVSAALGSSAVVRTIDDITPSPLRAAIAQLRGTVLADGIPRLGQLIQIGPVPTAPDIALDDPALTEAAQSVARISGTAYACGITSSGSGFVAADGRVITNAHVVAGVDAPLVELPGQPAREGRVVYFDPSDDLAVVAVDGLDATPLPVVSTLEVGAAAVVQGYPYGGPFTSGSAQVLSVGSVPVPDIYDGQSSPREIYALAATVRPGNSGGPLLTPSGDVAGVVFARSDTDDNVGYAMTPAELEPVMAQLGSLSTPVASGACTPR; encoded by the coding sequence GTGGCTGTTGTCGACATCGTGCTGATCGTCGTGCTGGCGGTCGCTCTTCTCGTGGGGCTGTCTCGCGGCTTCCTCGCCACGATCGGCTTCTTCGCCGGCCTCGCGCTCGGTGCCGTCGCCGCGTTCTGGGCGACCCCGTTCGTCGGGCAGTGGGTGGCCGAACCGGACTGGCGCGGGCCGGCCATGGTCGGTGCGGGTGTCCTGCTCCTCCTTCTCGGCGCGGGCCTCGGCAGCACCGTGGGCCAGATCTTCCGCCGGGGCGCCGACCGCATCAAGCTGCGCATCCCGGAGCGCCTCCTGGGCGGGGTCGTCAACGTCGCCGCGGCGGCTCTCGCCATCTCCTTCGTCTCCGGCTCGCTCATCCCCGCCGGGATGCCGGTTGTCTCCGCCGCGCTCGGCTCATCCGCCGTCGTCCGGACGATCGACGACATCACCCCGTCCCCCCTGCGCGCCGCGATCGCGCAACTGCGCGGAACGGTGCTCGCCGACGGCATCCCGCGTCTCGGGCAGCTCATCCAGATCGGGCCGGTTCCCACCGCCCCCGACATCGCGCTGGACGACCCGGCGCTGACCGAGGCGGCGCAGTCCGTCGCCCGGATCTCGGGCACCGCATACGCGTGCGGCATCACCTCGAGCGGGTCGGGCTTCGTGGCGGCAGACGGCCGGGTGATCACGAACGCGCACGTCGTCGCGGGCGTGGACGCGCCGCTCGTCGAGCTGCCCGGCCAGCCGGCGCGCGAGGGTCGCGTGGTCTACTTCGATCCCTCGGACGACCTGGCCGTCGTCGCCGTCGACGGGTTGGATGCCACCCCCCTCCCGGTCGTCTCGACCCTCGAGGTCGGAGCGGCCGCCGTGGTGCAGGGCTACCCGTACGGGGGTCCCTTCACCTCGGGGAGCGCGCAGGTCCTGTCGGTGGGCAGCGTCCCGGTCCCCGACATCTACGACGGCCAGTCGAGCCCGCGCGAGATCTATGCGCTCGCCGCGACCGTGCGACCGGGTAACTCCGGCGGCCCCCTGCTGACGCCGTCCGGGGATGTCGCGGGCGTCGTCTTCGCCCGCTCGGACACCGACGATAACGTCGGGTACGCCATGACGCCGGCGGAGCTGGAGCCCGTGATGGCGCAGCTCGGATCGTTGTCGACGCCCGTGGCATCCGGCGCCTGCACTCCGCGTTAA
- the nadB gene encoding L-aspartate oxidase, translating to MTTVVVVGSGIAGLTAALHAHENGCRVTVVTKGALPDTNTRWAQGGIAAVTHPADTLASHAADTVTAGAGLSDPAAVDVLVGEGPARIAELVGRGVAFDRTADGDFSRGLEAAHAMPRVLHAGGDATGAEIQAALGAAVRAAGLTVREHEQLRDLVVRDGRVTGIELDGGERLDADAVILATGGAGQLYAHTTNPLGATGDGIAAAIRAGAAVADLEFVQFHPTALAVGAPFLVSEAVRGEGAVLIDDTGRRFAFDAHPDGELAPRDVVARANARAMAAQGGRPVRLDATALGAERLAQRFPTIDAAVRERGLDWARDPIPVTPAAHYLMGGVVTDLDGRTTVPGLYAVGETARTGVHGANRLASNSLLEGAVFGARAGDAVARDGHWPVAPGTAQAVIEPVTATDAPPFSRAALQQLMWEEAGLIREADGLARAAAVLASWSAGPSPRSIEDASLLLVASHLVSAARARTGSVGAHFRSDAPDAETPASTPLAGTAHTDVIPASPEVLAC from the coding sequence ATGACGACCGTCGTCGTGGTGGGCAGCGGCATCGCCGGTCTCACGGCGGCGTTGCATGCGCACGAGAACGGATGCCGCGTCACGGTCGTGACGAAAGGCGCGCTGCCGGACACCAACACGCGGTGGGCGCAGGGCGGTATCGCGGCGGTGACCCATCCGGCGGATACCCTCGCCTCGCACGCGGCCGACACCGTGACCGCGGGCGCGGGGCTGAGCGACCCCGCGGCAGTCGATGTGCTCGTGGGCGAAGGCCCCGCGCGCATCGCGGAGCTCGTCGGGCGCGGTGTCGCATTCGACCGCACGGCCGATGGCGACTTCTCGCGCGGCCTCGAGGCCGCCCACGCGATGCCGCGCGTGCTGCACGCGGGCGGCGACGCGACGGGAGCGGAGATCCAGGCCGCGCTCGGGGCTGCGGTCCGCGCCGCGGGGCTCACCGTGCGGGAGCACGAGCAGCTGCGCGATCTCGTCGTGCGTGACGGCCGCGTCACGGGGATCGAGCTCGACGGCGGCGAGCGACTGGACGCCGATGCGGTGATCCTCGCGACCGGGGGCGCGGGTCAGCTGTACGCGCACACGACGAACCCGCTCGGCGCGACCGGCGACGGCATCGCGGCCGCGATCCGCGCCGGTGCGGCGGTCGCCGACCTCGAGTTCGTCCAGTTCCACCCGACGGCCCTCGCCGTCGGCGCTCCGTTCCTCGTCTCGGAGGCCGTCCGGGGCGAAGGCGCCGTGCTGATCGACGACACCGGCCGCCGTTTCGCGTTCGACGCGCACCCCGACGGCGAGCTCGCGCCGCGCGACGTCGTCGCCCGGGCGAACGCGCGGGCGATGGCCGCCCAGGGCGGTCGCCCGGTGCGACTGGATGCCACCGCCCTCGGCGCCGAACGGCTCGCCCAGCGCTTCCCCACGATCGACGCCGCTGTGCGCGAGCGCGGTCTGGACTGGGCACGCGACCCCATCCCGGTGACGCCCGCGGCGCACTACCTGATGGGCGGTGTCGTCACCGACCTCGACGGACGAACCACGGTGCCGGGACTGTATGCGGTGGGCGAGACGGCCCGGACCGGTGTGCACGGCGCGAACCGGTTGGCATCCAACTCCCTCCTCGAAGGAGCCGTGTTCGGAGCCCGGGCGGGGGACGCCGTCGCGCGCGATGGCCACTGGCCGGTCGCACCCGGCACCGCGCAAGCCGTGATCGAGCCGGTCACCGCGACCGACGCGCCGCCGTTCTCGCGCGCGGCGCTCCAGCAGCTGATGTGGGAAGAGGCGGGGCTGATCCGCGAGGCGGACGGTCTCGCACGCGCCGCCGCGGTGCTCGCGTCGTGGAGCGCCGGCCCGTCGCCTCGCTCGATCGAGGACGCGAGCCTGCTCCTCGTCGCGAGTCACCTCGTCTCCGCCGCCCGCGCACGCACGGGATCGGTGGGTGCGCATTTCCGTTCGGACGCCCCGGATGCCGAGACCCCCGCGTCCACGCCCCTCGCGGGCACCGCTCACACCGACGTCATCCCCGCATCCCCGGAGGTCCTCGCATGCTGA
- the nadA gene encoding quinolinate synthase NadA, producing the protein MSATLITLQPRPAIDPSVDHAIQAIVSGASTDATCTTDLAVGPWDFDTRPGYGPGSSMGDVIPTGAPRQGELPQAYRDATDDELDARIRAAKETLGDRVVVLGHFYQREEVVRHADYVGDSFQLANAAKERPEAEAIVFCGVHFMAETADLLSRPEQAVILPNLAAGCSMADMADIDQVEECWEQLADVLGDLETPDADGLLPVIPVTYMNSSAAIKGFVGRHGGIVCTSSNARTVLEWAFARGRRVLFFPDQHLGRNTAKAMGVPLEQMPMWNPRKLLGGSTDAQIADSRVILWHGFCSVHRRFTVDQIDKARAEHPGVRVIVHPECPMDVVDAADEAGSTDIIRKAIAAATEPTTFAIGTEINLVQRLAAQYPQHEIFCLDPVVCPCSTMYRIHPGYLAWVLESLVDGQVVNRITVPADVAEPATVALERMLAAKPNGAVK; encoded by the coding sequence ATGTCCGCCACCCTCATCACCCTGCAGCCGCGCCCCGCCATCGACCCCAGCGTCGACCACGCGATCCAGGCGATCGTCTCCGGCGCGTCGACCGACGCGACCTGCACGACCGACCTCGCCGTGGGCCCGTGGGACTTCGACACCCGCCCCGGATACGGTCCGGGCTCGTCGATGGGCGACGTCATCCCCACCGGTGCCCCGCGCCAGGGCGAGCTTCCGCAGGCGTATCGCGACGCCACCGACGACGAGCTCGACGCCCGCATCCGTGCGGCGAAGGAGACGCTCGGCGACCGGGTCGTCGTGCTCGGGCACTTCTACCAGCGCGAAGAGGTCGTGCGGCACGCCGATTACGTCGGCGATTCGTTTCAGCTCGCCAACGCCGCCAAGGAGCGCCCCGAAGCCGAGGCCATCGTCTTCTGCGGCGTGCACTTCATGGCCGAGACCGCCGATCTCCTGTCGCGTCCGGAGCAGGCCGTCATCCTGCCCAACCTCGCCGCGGGCTGCTCGATGGCCGACATGGCCGACATCGACCAGGTCGAGGAGTGCTGGGAGCAGCTCGCCGACGTGTTGGGCGACCTGGAGACCCCGGATGCCGACGGCTTGCTGCCCGTGATCCCGGTGACTTACATGAACTCGAGCGCCGCCATCAAGGGCTTCGTCGGGCGTCACGGCGGCATCGTCTGCACCTCCTCGAACGCCCGGACCGTGCTCGAGTGGGCGTTCGCGCGCGGACGCCGCGTGCTGTTCTTCCCCGACCAGCACCTCGGCCGCAACACCGCGAAGGCGATGGGCGTGCCGCTCGAGCAGATGCCGATGTGGAACCCCCGGAAGCTTCTCGGCGGGTCGACCGACGCGCAGATCGCCGACAGCCGTGTGATCCTGTGGCACGGCTTCTGCTCCGTGCACCGCCGCTTCACCGTCGACCAGATCGACAAGGCCCGCGCCGAGCACCCCGGAGTCCGCGTGATCGTGCACCCCGAGTGCCCGATGGACGTGGTCGACGCCGCCGACGAGGCAGGCTCCACCGACATCATCCGCAAGGCGATCGCCGCAGCGACCGAGCCCACGACCTTCGCCATCGGCACCGAGATCAACCTCGTGCAGCGCCTCGCCGCGCAATACCCGCAGCACGAGATCTTCTGCCTCGACCCCGTCGTCTGCCCGTGCTCGACGATGTACCGCATCCACCCCGGCTATCTCGCGTGGGTGCTCGAGTCCCTCGTGGACGGCCAGGTCGTCAACCGCATCACCGTGCCGGCCGACGTCGCCGAGCCCGCCACCGTGGCGCTGGAGCGCATGCTCGCGGCCAAGCCGAACGGCGCGGTGAAATGA
- a CDS encoding aminomethyltransferase family protein yields MTETPAPPRTSPLHDRHEALGASFTDFGGWNMPVRYTSDLAEHHAVRRAAGLFDISHMAEFRVEGEAAAAFLDHVLAGRLSTMKIGKAKYSLVLAESGGIVDDVIVYRLGEQSFLVISNAGNRDAVAAAFDLAQRTWGPATEVPELVEGTGTPAVADVTSTATAAPASAASTGSATGARGTLAVADVTDDYALIALQGPEARGILSSTPGVEITGTPLDELGYYAWTEGSFDDAPLFVARTGYTGEDGYELMIQTAQAATLWDAALAAGSYRGLVPCGLAARDTLRLEAGMPLYGHELSRDIVPAQAGLGRVVAVDKEAFVGKDGLSSGPADAPVLVGLVSEGRRAGRAGYAVLHGDDVVGEITSGALSPTLGHPVAMAFVAPAASGIGTDLTIDVRGTRIPATVTALPFYRRNA; encoded by the coding sequence ATGACCGAAACCCCCGCTCCACCGCGCACTTCGCCGCTGCACGATCGGCACGAGGCCCTCGGCGCCTCGTTCACCGACTTCGGCGGCTGGAACATGCCCGTGCGCTACACCTCCGACCTCGCCGAGCATCACGCCGTCCGCCGGGCCGCCGGCCTCTTCGACATTTCGCACATGGCCGAGTTCCGCGTCGAGGGCGAGGCTGCAGCCGCGTTCCTCGACCACGTGCTCGCCGGGCGCCTGTCGACCATGAAGATCGGCAAGGCCAAGTACTCGCTCGTGCTCGCCGAGAGCGGCGGCATCGTCGACGACGTGATCGTCTACCGCCTGGGCGAGCAGAGCTTCCTCGTCATCTCCAATGCCGGCAATCGGGATGCCGTGGCCGCGGCCTTCGACCTGGCTCAGCGCACGTGGGGCCCCGCAACAGAGGTCCCTGAGCTTGTCGAAGGGACCGGAACCCCCGCAGTCGCCGACGTCACGAGTACAGCGACCGCTGCCCCCGCGTCGGCCGCTTCGACAGGCTCAGCGACCGGCGCTCGCGGAACCCTCGCGGTCGCCGACGTCACCGACGACTACGCCCTCATCGCCCTCCAGGGCCCCGAGGCACGCGGCATCCTGAGCTCCACCCCGGGTGTGGAGATCACCGGCACCCCGCTCGACGAGCTCGGCTACTACGCCTGGACCGAGGGCTCCTTCGACGATGCGCCGCTGTTCGTCGCCCGCACGGGGTACACCGGCGAAGACGGCTACGAGCTCATGATCCAGACCGCCCAGGCCGCCACCCTCTGGGATGCGGCGCTCGCCGCGGGCTCTTACCGCGGTCTCGTCCCGTGCGGCCTCGCCGCGCGCGACACGCTGCGCCTCGAGGCGGGGATGCCGCTGTACGGTCACGAGCTCTCCCGCGACATCGTTCCCGCGCAGGCGGGCCTCGGCCGTGTCGTCGCCGTCGACAAGGAGGCGTTCGTCGGCAAGGACGGTCTCTCGTCGGGACCTGCCGACGCCCCCGTGCTCGTGGGCCTCGTCTCGGAGGGCCGCCGCGCGGGCCGCGCCGGCTACGCCGTGCTGCACGGCGACGACGTCGTGGGTGAGATCACCAGTGGCGCCCTCAGCCCCACCCTCGGCCACCCCGTCGCGATGGCGTTCGTCGCGCCCGCGGCATCCGGAATCGGAACCGACCTGACCATCGACGTGCGCGGAACCCGCATTCCCGCGACCGTCACCGCCCTTCCCTTCTATCGGAGAAACGCATGA
- a CDS encoding glycosyltransferase family 2 protein, with the protein MSTTGVTVIVPGFNVADYAEEALDSLRAQTHRHWTAVLVDDASTDDTRHLFADAAAADPRFQVVRHETQRGLGAARNTGLSLVETTYTAFLDADDLLRPDALTRLSDTLDRTGSDFVVGAYVRLRPDAEGPDYTAGEVQPWVAAATDPARERTSLTAHPVASGNIVAWSKLSRTAFWRAHDLRFPEGRYYEDQVLAQRMYTLAEAFDVIPDVIVEWRQRRDGGSITQRLGELAVLRDYLEALGEGIAVLRAAGAEAAVIERGALIRTLDLPPLSRIAETHPDPAYRIALEAFVETLPG; encoded by the coding sequence GTGAGCACCACCGGCGTGACCGTCATCGTTCCCGGCTTCAATGTCGCCGACTACGCCGAGGAAGCGCTCGACTCCCTCCGTGCGCAGACGCATCGGCACTGGACGGCCGTGCTCGTCGACGACGCCTCGACCGACGACACCCGACACCTCTTCGCGGATGCCGCGGCCGCCGACCCGCGGTTCCAGGTCGTCCGACACGAGACCCAGCGCGGTCTCGGGGCCGCCCGCAACACCGGACTCTCCCTGGTCGAGACGACGTACACGGCGTTCCTCGACGCCGACGACCTGCTCCGCCCCGACGCCCTCACGCGTCTCTCCGACACGCTCGACCGGACCGGCAGCGATTTCGTCGTCGGCGCGTACGTGCGTCTGCGACCGGATGCCGAGGGGCCCGACTACACCGCGGGCGAGGTGCAGCCCTGGGTCGCGGCCGCCACCGACCCGGCGCGCGAGCGGACGTCGCTGACCGCGCACCCCGTGGCATCCGGCAACATCGTCGCCTGGTCGAAGCTGAGCCGCACCGCGTTCTGGCGAGCGCACGACCTCCGGTTCCCGGAAGGGCGGTACTACGAGGATCAGGTGCTGGCGCAGCGGATGTACACGCTCGCCGAGGCGTTCGACGTGATCCCCGACGTGATCGTCGAGTGGCGGCAGCGCCGCGACGGCGGCTCGATCACGCAGCGACTCGGCGAACTCGCCGTGCTGCGCGACTACCTCGAGGCCCTGGGCGAGGGGATCGCGGTGCTCCGCGCGGCCGGGGCGGAGGCCGCGGTCATCGAGCGGGGAGCACTCATCCGGACGCTCGACCTCCCGCCGCTGTCACGGATCGCCGAGACGCATCCCGATCCGGCGTATCGCATCGCTCTCGAGGCGTTCGTGGAGACGCTGCCGGGCTGA